The sequence AACATAGCACCTTAAGAGCATATTATATTAACATAatgatgatgtgttttaatatttgttattCATATTCTCCATCAGTGCTGCTCAGAGTGAAACTACACTGGAGTCCAAACTGGAGGCCCTGCAGTGCCACTTCACCTGGGATCTGGACCCCAGCAGGTCCGTACTTCTACGTCGCAGGGAAACGTTCGAGGACATCGGCACAGAGGAGGGAAACAGCTGGCTGGGTCACATTTACAACCTGCGGGGGTTCGTTCAATACAAGCTGGGGTTGACTGAAGACGCCCAGAGTTTGTTCAACAAGGCTGCAGAGGCCTTCCGCCAGATGAGAAGTGCAGATGAGGGTCCCTGGTTAGTGGTGAACTACGGGAACCTGGCTTGGCTGAACCACCACCTGGGAGACCAAGCAGAGAGTCAGGCTTACCTGACAAAGATCGACGCCCTGAAAAATAAATACCCATCTCCATCCCAGGACGAGCTCCATCCAGAGATCTGCGCTGAAAAAGCCTGGACCCTGATGAAGTTCAGCGGAGATAAAAGGCAGCTGGCTGCAGATTACTTCCAGAGAGCCATCAAGATGCAGCCggacatggtggagtggaaCACCAGTCACATAATAGGGTTAGTGAAGGCTTTAAAGCACAGCAACAAAAAGTTTGGGGCTGACATGTTGGAGAAAATGAGAATCGCCAAGGAACAGGATCCAGAGAACTTGTACCTCGCTGCTTACTACCTTGAGCAATGTGCTAAGAAAGGACAGAGAATTGAAGATGAAGCACGAGAGTTAGCCAGAAAGGTTTTGAGAAATCCCGTCAGCAGCTACAGTGGTATTAAACCATTAATAAGGGTTTACAATCATTATATTTCTGTTGATGAGGCCATTGAATTGGCAGACGAGGCTCTGGAAAACCATCCAGATGAGCGTTATCTGAAGAGATGTGCTGCACTCTGTTACAAATGGGAGATCCTTTTTTACAGGGACAGTCGCCCAAAGCAAAGCATGATAGACAGAGGAATCAGTCTCCACAAGGAGGCGATTTCTCTTTACCCTCATTCTTCACTTTTGAAGAATGTAGCTCTCGCAGATATCTATGTAAAATCCAATCACGACCAGGCTAAAGTCGAGCAGATATTCCAGGAACTGCTAGAAAGGGAACTGGAACCTGCAGATAAACAGATGCTTTACAACCGCTATGCAAAACACGTATTCCATTATCGTCAGGAGTACCAAAGGTCAATACAATATCACATGAAGGCAGCAGCAATACCGCATCAATCCTCCTTTCGTGGGAACAGCATCACAACTCTGGAGAAGATTAAAGCCAAAGGCAGGAACCGAAAGTGTAGAGAAATAGAGGAGTTTCTGGCAAACCTGCAAAAACCATAGTGTTTTTAACAGGACTGGTTCTGAAT comes from Sebastes fasciatus isolate fSebFas1 chromosome 5, fSebFas1.pri, whole genome shotgun sequence and encodes:
- the LOC141768240 gene encoding interferon-induced protein with tetratricopeptide repeats 1B-like; translated protein: MMSAAQSETTLESKLEALQCHFTWDLDPSRSVLLRRRETFEDIGTEEGNSWLGHIYNLRGFVQYKLGLTEDAQSLFNKAAEAFRQMRSADEGPWLVVNYGNLAWLNHHLGDQAESQAYLTKIDALKNKYPSPSQDELHPEICAEKAWTLMKFSGDKRQLAADYFQRAIKMQPDMVEWNTSHIIGLVKALKHSNKKFGADMLEKMRIAKEQDPENLYLAAYYLEQCAKKGQRIEDEARELARKVLRNPVSSYSGIKPLIRVYNHYISVDEAIELADEALENHPDERYLKRCAALCYKWEILFYRDSRPKQSMIDRGISLHKEAISLYPHSSLLKNVALADIYVKSNHDQAKVEQIFQELLERELEPADKQMLYNRYAKHVFHYRQEYQRSIQYHMKAAAIPHQSSFRGNSITTLEKIKAKGRNRKCREIEEFLANLQKP